Sequence from the Thermincola ferriacetica genome:
GATTATAGGAGCAATAACATGAGCGCTGTATCTGTCTTCTTCCTCACCCTCGATAATGGGGCAGTCCTTACAGGTAGGATCGGCTGCCGGGTTGTTCACCAAAACCGCCCTGCGATCCTCCATAACTTTTTCAACAGCAGGCCCAATATGCTTGTTCAGAAATTCTTTTTTAGAAGCACCGGCTACGGCAATTATGGTATCCCTGTCAGCAATGCAAGCAATATGGCCAATAGCTTCATATAAAGAATCAGCATATTCCTTAGCAAAATCACCTAATTCACCTATAGGTGAGTATTTTTTTAAGATAACTTCTCCTTCTCTGTCAACGAAAATTTCCAAAGGATCGCCTTCACGAATACGTAAAGTTCTCCTTATTTCTTTGGGAATTACTACTCTTCCTAGGTCATCTATTCTGCGTACAATACCTGTAGCTTTCACTGTTTTCCCTCCTTTTTCGTCTGCTTAAATTTACTACTATTCTTTTACTGATAGTATATATCGCAGTGGAGGGAATTATTCATTTTTTTCCTTTTAAGGGTTTAAGCTTGAATGACAGTTATTTATTTTCGTTAATAGGTGGATGGCCCTGCGGCAGCTTAGAAGCAGCCGGTTCATTCTTGGTTAACTCATTGGTAATTTTAGCCTTTTGCTTCAAACCTTCGATATATTTGTTGAAAACCTCTTGTTTCCGGGTATTCGGCAGGTCTTTTTTGATTTGTTCTTTAGCTTCTTCGTAAGTTTTTTGCTTTTCCGGTTTTTTATCTTCTACTTTAATAATATGATACCCGAACTGGGTTTTTACAGGCTTTTTGGTAATTTCCCCTTTTTTCAGAGCAAAAGCGGCATCGTCAAATTCTTTGACCATTACGCCCCGGGCGAAATAATCACTACCCATGGGATCTTTCAACAAACCACCATCGTTTTTGCTGCCGGGGTCTTCGGATTTTTCTTTGGCCAGTTCAGCAAAGTCAGCGCCGTTGTTTAACTTGGCAATGAGTTCTTCAGCCATTTTCTTGGCCTCTTCCTCTTTCCGACCGACTTTTTCATTTGCCGTATCAAACTTAATTAAGATATGGCGGGCTTTAATTTTTTCCGGCTCCTTAAAGGAGTCTTTCCGCTCCTCATAATATTTTTTCATATCCTCTTCGGTAACTTTCACGTCCTTCGTTACCTTTTGGAAAAGAGCGTCGGTCATCGCCTGTTGCGCAATATATTCTTTTAATTCTTCTTCTGTATAGTTATAATTTTTCAGGGCATCTTCAAATTCTTTTTCGGATTTAAAACGCTTTTTAATCTCGTCAAAACGCTTTTGAACTTCGGCATCTGAAGGCGCAACGCCTTCTTTCTCGGCTGCCTGTTTAATTAATAACTGGTCAATCATCTGGTCAAGCGTCTGCTTTTTAATGGCCTCGAGCATCTGCTTACCCTGCTCTCCTTCAAAGGAAGCTCCCTGCTGCTCATAAGCCAGCTTCATTTTGTTCACACGCTTGTCCAACTGTTCCTGAGTAATTTTTTCGCCGTTTACTTCCGCAACTGTTTTGGCTCCACAACCGGCTACAACGACCGCAAAAACCAATATAAGCGCCAGACCTAAAATTTTTCTGAATTTTGACATTAATTCGTGACCCTCCCCTTTTATAATCATAACCATATTATACTGCCGATGCCTACAAACTTCAAGTTCTTAATTTTCCCTCGTCTAGTAGATAGAGCAACAATTCCTCTACTTTAGCCAGCGCTTGTTCCCGAGACAGACCCTTCACCTTCAGGTTAATTTGCAAGGCCTGCGTGCCGGTAAACACCAGACGGTGGCGGTATCTTTGCGCCAATCCTGCTAACTGTTCTCCCTGCACCGTATTGCTGGGATGGAACTTAATGTGGACCATATCTTTAATCTGGGTAACTGCCTGAACTTTAAGCCGCGTACACAAAGCCTTAATTCGCGCAATAGCCAACAGGTTTGTGACCGATTGAGGCACAGGGCCGTAACGGTCTTCCAACTCTTCTCCCACATCCCTGGCATCCTCCGCAGATTGTATGCGCATAATTTTTTGATAAATTTCTATTTTCATTCCGGCGTCAGGGATATAATCATTACCTATATGCGCATCAATATTTAAATCTATCGTAGGCTCCTGAATTTCTTCAATCAGGTCGCCTTTCAGCTCTTTGACCGCTTCCTCGAGTAGCCTGCAGTACATATCAAAACCCACGGCCATCATGTGCCCGTGCTGCTCCGGCCCCAGAAAGTTGCCGGCGCCGCGGATCTCCAGGTCACGCATAGCAATCTTAAAGCCGGAGCCGAATTCGGTGAACTCACGAATAGCCTGGAGACGTTTTTCCGCAACTTCTGTCAGCACCTTGTCACGCCGGTAGGTAAAATAAGCATAGGCCAGGCGATGTGAACGCCCGACACGTCCCCGTAGTTGGTATAATTGCGACAGTCCCATTCGGTCCGCTTCATCCACAATAAGAGTATTCACGTTGGGGATATCCAGGCCCGTTTCGATTATAGTCGTACAAAGAAGCACGTCGTACTCACCCTCAAGAAACTCCAGCATTACCTGCTCCAACTGGTCCTCTTTCATTTGCCCATGGGCCACGGCTACCCTGGCTTCAGGAACGGCTGCCCTAAGCTGAGCCGCTATCTGGTCTATATCCATAATCCGGTTATGAACAAAATAAACCTGGCCTCCCCTGTCCATTTCTTTCCTGACGGCATCACCGATAACGTCCCAATTAAATTCCAGCACATAAGTTTGTACCGGCCACCTGTCTTCGGGGGGAGTTTCTAAAATACTCATATCCCGCACCCCGACCAGGGACATATGCAATGTCCGCGGAATAGGTGTGGCGGTAAGGGTGAGAACGTCAACATTTTTTCGCAATTGTTTTAAGCGCTCTTTATGGGCAACGCCAAAACGCTGCTCCTCATCCACAATGACCAACCCAAGCTTTTTAAACTGTACATCGTTTTGTACCAAACGATGCGTTCCGATTACTATATCCACGCCGCCGGTTTTTAGGTTCTTTAAAATTTCCTGCTGTTCTTTGGGTGAGCGGAAGCGGCTTAACATCTCGATTTTGATGGGGTAGCCTGAAAAACGTTCCACAAAGGTATTATAATGCTGCTGAGCCAGTATGGTAGTAGGAACTAAAACAGCTACCTGCCGGCTGTCCATAACAGCTTTAAAAGCGGCCCGGATAGCCACTTCGGTTTTGCCGTATCCTACATCTCCGCACAATAACCTATCCATAGGTTTAGGACGTTCCATGTCTTCTTTGATTTCTTTGATGGCCCGCAGTTGGTCCGGTGTTTCTTCGTATGGAAATGCTTCTTCAAATTCTTTCTGCCATACTGTGTCGGGCGGGTAAGCATGCCCAACCACTTTTTCCCGGGTCGCGTAAAGATTTAGTAGTTCCTGGGCCATTTCCCGGACCGATTCCTTAACCCTTTTCTTAACTTTGTTCCAGTCCTGGCCCCCTAACCTGGACAGTTTGGGAGCAGCTCCTTCGGCACCCAGGTACTTCTGCACCAAGCTTATTTGGTCAGTAGGGACATAAAGTTTATCTTCACCCGTATACTGGATAACCAGGTAGTCTTTGGTAACCCCACCGACCTCTAGCTTTTGCAGGCCCAGGTACCGCCCAATCCCATGATTTACATGGACAACGTAATCACCTACGGACAAATCCGTAAAATGACTTATGAGTGCCCCTTCCTGGTGTCTTAAGGTGGCCTTCTTGCCGCTTTTTCTTTTTCCGTATATTTCCAGGTCCGTAATAAGGGCAAATTTAATTTGCCCGATCTCAAATCCGGCTTCAATCCTGCCTTCGGTAATAATCACGTTGCCGGGTTTAAGTTCGCCCGTTATTCGGGATACGTAAAAAGCATCAACTTTACTGTCCCTTAGTAAGTCGCGGATTTTCTCCGCCCTGTTGGAAGTACTGGCCATTATGGCAATGGCATAACCTTTTTTTCTGCGATT
This genomic interval carries:
- the spoVT gene encoding stage V sporulation protein T; its protein translation is MKATGIVRRIDDLGRVVIPKEIRRTLRIREGDPLEIFVDREGEVILKKYSPIGELGDFAKEYADSLYEAIGHIACIADRDTIIAVAGASKKEFLNKHIGPAVEKVMEDRRAVLVNNPAADPTCKDCPIIEGEEEDRYSAHVIAPIIAEGDPIGAVILLSKEEGVEMGDLEMKLAETAAGFLAKQMEQ
- a CDS encoding peptidylprolyl isomerase, translating into MSKFRKILGLALILVFAVVVAGCGAKTVAEVNGEKITQEQLDKRVNKMKLAYEQQGASFEGEQGKQMLEAIKKQTLDQMIDQLLIKQAAEKEGVAPSDAEVQKRFDEIKKRFKSEKEFEDALKNYNYTEEELKEYIAQQAMTDALFQKVTKDVKVTEEDMKKYYEERKDSFKEPEKIKARHILIKFDTANEKVGRKEEEAKKMAEELIAKLNNGADFAELAKEKSEDPGSKNDGGLLKDPMGSDYFARGVMVKEFDDAAFALKKGEITKKPVKTQFGYHIIKVEDKKPEKQKTYEEAKEQIKKDLPNTRKQEVFNKYIEGLKQKAKITNELTKNEPAASKLPQGHPPINENK
- the mfd gene encoding transcription-repair coupling factor — translated: MGTNGLFTPLIESAEFNSLTAGLKRGLAYQMVYGLSGAQNSYLIAGIIEKLNVPALIMAPNGIAAKKRLDDLRNFLPNREILYYPELEHVPFGSIAQSKELAAQRLAVLAKLVQQDNLIIVAPVEALYQQLIPRSVFEKFSLCLSVGQIISQEKMIEVFLAQGYERVEMVEGPGQFSVRGGIIDIFPQTRERPLRIELFDDEIDSIREFKVDSQRSLNRLQEAVIYPAVELVVERENFVKAADLIAADFAEHGKRLKKIGKYEAFNKLQEKTKEIIEKLRSGLYIEGMEYYFSYFYPEGASLLDYLDRKTVLFVEEPSRQKEYLQNRINEMAESHTHYLETGLALPKQGRAYFNPGDLQKSAKDFSQVGFSLLPKQPAGIRPGNIVSFAGKSIPFFMSKTDLLVEEIRNRRKKGYAIAIMASTSNRAEKIRDLLRDSKVDAFYVSRITGELKPGNVIITEGRIEAGFEIGQIKFALITDLEIYGKRKSGKKATLRHQEGALISHFTDLSVGDYVVHVNHGIGRYLGLQKLEVGGVTKDYLVIQYTGEDKLYVPTDQISLVQKYLGAEGAAPKLSRLGGQDWNKVKKRVKESVREMAQELLNLYATREKVVGHAYPPDTVWQKEFEEAFPYEETPDQLRAIKEIKEDMERPKPMDRLLCGDVGYGKTEVAIRAAFKAVMDSRQVAVLVPTTILAQQHYNTFVERFSGYPIKIEMLSRFRSPKEQQEILKNLKTGGVDIVIGTHRLVQNDVQFKKLGLVIVDEEQRFGVAHKERLKQLRKNVDVLTLTATPIPRTLHMSLVGVRDMSILETPPEDRWPVQTYVLEFNWDVIGDAVRKEMDRGGQVYFVHNRIMDIDQIAAQLRAAVPEARVAVAHGQMKEDQLEQVMLEFLEGEYDVLLCTTIIETGLDIPNVNTLIVDEADRMGLSQLYQLRGRVGRSHRLAYAYFTYRRDKVLTEVAEKRLQAIREFTEFGSGFKIAMRDLEIRGAGNFLGPEQHGHMMAVGFDMYCRLLEEAVKELKGDLIEEIQEPTIDLNIDAHIGNDYIPDAGMKIEIYQKIMRIQSAEDARDVGEELEDRYGPVPQSVTNLLAIARIKALCTRLKVQAVTQIKDMVHIKFHPSNTVQGEQLAGLAQRYRHRLVFTGTQALQINLKVKGLSREQALAKVEELLLYLLDEGKLRT